Within Cystobacter ferrugineus, the genomic segment ATGTCGTACGAAGTGAAGATGAAGGAGGCGGACTTCGAGAAGCTCAAGCGCGGCGAGATTCCTCCGCCCCACCCGCTCAACCCGGAGACGCTGCCGGACGGGGCCTCCATCAAGATGGAGCAGCGCCAGTTCAAGGGCTACTCCATGGAGGCGGGTGTGAACTACCACGCGGTGGAGCTGGGCATGTCCGGCGAGGTGACGGAAGGCAAGGGCATGTCCGTCGAGGTCAGCCGGAAGGGTGACAAGGTGCAGGTGACGGCGGGCCCCACCGAGTTCATCGAGAACGACGGCAAGGTGAGCATCGGTGCCGGGCCGGTGTCCGTGAGCGCGGGCCGCACCGACACGCTCGAGGAGTACAAGCTGCGCACCGCCGAGTTCGACCTGTCCAACCCGGAGGGCCAGAAGGCCTTCGAGTCCTTCCGCAAGGACGGCCGCATGCCGGAGAAGGAAGGGCCGGGCGTGTCCAACACCCTGCGCTTCGACAAGGTCAGCTACGAGTCGGTGGGCGGCAAGTTCGGCATCGAGGTGGGTCCCTTCAGCGCGGAGTCCGAGGGCACCACCAACACCGGCGACTACCTCATCACCCACCACCCGGACGGGACGAAGTCGCTCACCATGGACGTCACCTACGGCGGAGATCACCCGGATCTCACCTTCGAGCAGAAGTACGACAAGGACGGCAAGCCCATTCCGGGCACGGACAAGTACGCGCTGAAGTTCGACACCAAGGACGACAACGCCCGCGAGCTGCTCGTCCACGCGTACACGGGCGACCAGGCCCAGGCGAAGGCCGCGCGGGGGAATGACGACCCCATCACCGTCAACCTCACCGCCGCCGACGTGCGGGAGCTCCAGCGCCGCGCCGCGGACCAGCCCATGGCCCACATGGGAATCAACGTCCTGCTCACCGACTACGACGGCAAGCCGGTGGACCCGTTGATGGCGGTGCGCACCATGGCCTGCTCGCCGACGTACAACGAGTACCGGCTGGCCCAGAGCCTCTTCGGCATCATGATGCAGGATGGGCGCAAGCCCATCCCCGGCGAGGTCAAGGTCGGCTGAGCTTCACTCAGGGCCGGGGCGCACGGGGAAGGCGGCTCATGCGCCGGGCGATATGGAAGCTCATCTCCAGCGCCTGGCGGTAGTTGAGCCGCGGATCGCACAGGGTGGCGTAGTTGCGCTCCAGGTCCTGCTCGGTGATGCCGACGGCACCGCCCACGCACTCGGTGACGTCCTCACCCGTGAGCTCGAAGTGCACCCCGCCCAGGTAGGAGCCGAGCTTCTCGTGCACGTCGAAGCTCTGCTCCACCTCGCGCAGGACTTCCTGGAAGTTGCGCGTCTTGATGCCGGAGGAGGTGCTCACGGTGTTGCCGTGCATCGGGTCGCACACCCACAGCACGAGCCGGCCCGCCCGCCGCATGGCCTCCACCACCGGGGGGAGCGCATCCGCCACCTTCTGGGCGCCCATGCGGGTGATGAGGACGAGCTTGCCCGGCTCGTTGTCCGGGTTGAGCGCCTCGGCCAGGCGCACGGCGTCCTCGGGGGACACGCTGGGGCCCAGCTTCACCCCCACCGGGTTGCGGATGCCGCGGAAGAACTCCACGTGCGCCCCGTCCAGGGCCCGGGTGCGCTCGCCAATCCACGGCAGGTGTGTCGTCAAGTCGTACCAGCCCTCGCGCCACGGCACCTGGCGTGTCTGGGCCGACTCGTAGTGGAGGTTGAGGCCCTCGTGGCTGGTGTAGAAGTCCACGCGGGAGAGGTCCGCCACGGTGCGCTCGCCCAGGGCCTCCATGAAGCGCAGGGCCTCGCTGAGCTTGCGGGTGGTCTGCTCGTACTCCTCGCGCAGCTCGCCCGGCACGGCGGCCTGCCGGAAGAAGCTCAGGTCCCAGTACTCGGGGTGGTGCACGTCGGCGAAGCCACCGTCGCTCAGCGAGCGCACGAAGTTGAGCGTCATCGCCGCGTGGTGGTAGCAGGCCAGCAGCAACTTCGGGTCCGCTCGCCGCGCCTCGGGAGTGAACTCCGGCCGGTTGACCAGGTCCCCGAAGTAGCTGGGCAGCTCCACGCCCCCGCGAACTTCCGTGGGCTTGGAGCGCGGCTTGGCGTACTGGCCGGCGATGCGTCCCACCCGGATGACGGGCCGGTGCCCCCCGTGGATGAGCACCAGCGACATCTGCAGGATGATCTTCTGCCGGTTGGTGATGATGTCCGAACGGCAGTCGGAGAGCGACTCGGCGCAGTCTCCGCCCTGCAGCAGGAAGCGGCGGCCCTGCTGGGCCTCCGCCAGCAGCTCACGCAGCCGCTCCACCTCCCAGGAGGTGACCAGCGGAGGCAGGCGTCCGAGCGCCGCGACGACGTCCTCGACCTCCTTCGGATCCTCGTAGCGGACGTCTTGGGTGATGGGCTTCGTCTTCCAGGAAATGGGGGACCAGATGCTCATACGCGGGTAGGCATATCAGACCGAGGGCATGACCCGTACTCGGGTATCGGGGCGCGCCCCCCCCCCGGGGCCGAGGGGCACTGGGGCGAGACCGCACCGCCCCGCGTGCTAGGTTGAGCGCATGTCTCCCGACCGTCGCCCCTGGCTGGCCGTGATGGTGGCCGCGCTTGGCTACTTCGTCGACATGTTCGACCTCGTCATGTTCTCGATCCTGCGCATCCCCTCGCTGCGCGGCATCGGCGTGACGGACCCCGAGGAGCTGGCCCGGCTCGGCAAGCACCTGCTGGACATGCAGCTCATCGGCATGCTGCTCGGGGGCTTCGCCTTCGGGGCCGCGGGAGATCGCTTCGGCCGGACGCGCACCCTCTACGCCTCCATCGCGCTCTACTCGACCGCGAACCTGCTCAACGCCTTCGTCACCAACGTGGAGGCATACGCCGTGCTGCGGGCCCTGGCGGGCTTCGGGCTCGCGGGAGAGCTCGGCGCGGGCATCACCCTGGTGGGCGAGCTGCTCCCCACCCGGCTGCGCGGCGTGGGCACCACCCTCGTCGCCTCGGTGGGGCTGCTCGGCGCCGTGGTGGCGGGCGCCACCGCCGAGCTGCTGGGCTGGAAGACCTGCTATGTGCTCGGCGGGGTGCTCGGCTTCGTGCTGCTCGCCATGCGCCTGGGCGTGGCCGAGAGCGGCCTGTTCGAGCAGATGGCCCAGAGCACCGCGCCCCGAGGCAATCCGCTGGGACTGCTCTGGCCCTCGGAGCGGCTGGTGCGCTTTGGCTGCATCGTGCTGAGCGCCATGCCCATCTGGTTCGCCACCGGCGTGCTCTTCGTGTTCGCGCCCGAGCTGGGCAGGGCCATGGGCCTGTCCGAGGCCATCCAGCCCGGCCGCGTCATCGGCTTCGCCTACGGCGGCGTGGTGGTGGGCAACTTCTCGAGCGGCTGGCTCAGCCAGGTGTTGCGCAGCCGCAAGCGGGCCATCGGGGCCTTCCTCGTCGCGCTCGCCGTCTCCATGCTCGTGTTCCTCGAGGTGGCCCCGCTCGGCCCCATGCCGTTCTACGCGATGATTTTCGTGGTGGGCGCGGCCACCGGCTACTGGTCCGTCTTCGTCACCACGGCGAGCGAGCTGTTCGGGACGAACCTGCGCGCCACCGCCGCCACGAGCGCGCCCAACGTGGTGCGGGGCCTGGCCGTCCCCATCACCTCGCTCTGGTTCGCCCTCAAGCCCACGCTCGGAGTGCTCCCCGCCACGCGCATGCTGGCCCTGGGCTGCTGCGCCATCGGGCTGGTGTGCACCCTCATGCTGCGCGAGACGTTCCACCGGGATCTCGACTTCACCGAGTCCTGAGCACGGCTCGCTCGGGCCGATGACTCCGGTTCCAACCATTTCATTGTCAATTCCGGCTCTCCCATCGGCCGTCCACGGCCCTCCCCTCAACAGGGCCCCCCTCCTCCCATACGCCCCTGGTCCAAGTCCTGCACGGGGCCACGTGCCGCCTCGGTCCCGTCCTGACGCCGTGAGTGGCCCGTCCTCATGCGACCCTCGTTCCTCTCCTGGATGTCCCTCCTGAAGTCCTCGTCCCGCCATCCCAACGGCCCGAGACCGTGGCCGCGAGGACACGTGGTCCCCAGGCCACGGGCTTCGTGGATTCAGGCCCTGTTCGCGTCAGCACTGCTCCTGGCACCCGGTGCGCTCGCCCAGCAGCCGGCGCCTCGCGTCCCGCTCCACCACATCCGCATTCCGGCGTTGAACCTGGAAGTGGAGCACCACTCGGGACAAGAGCTGGATTTCCGCTGTGGGGACAGTCCCTGGTGGCGGGTCGAGCTGAGCGTCAATCTCACGCAGTCGGACTCCTGCTCGAGGAAGATCATCCAGCAATCGGTGAGGGTGGTGGACGGGAGCACGCGCAACTGGCTGTGGTACACGCGCTCCCTCACCGAGGGAAATCAGCCCCCCGGAACCGCGCCGGAGCTCGAACTGGTGTGCCAAGGAGACACCGCCCAGGTGCGGATGGGCACACTGCCGGTGGCCATCCTCTCCCAGCCACTGCCCGACAGCGGCGCGCGGCCCGCCCTGGATGCCTCCGTGACCCGGGAGTTGGAGCGGCGGCTGACCCGGCCCGCCCGAGGTCAACCCCGAGAGGCGGAAGCGCTGCGCGCGCTCCTCGCCGACATGGTCGACGCCGACCTCCGGACCCTGCTGCTCGCGGACCTCGATGCGCAGCGTGAGGCGTTCGCCTCGGGCGATTGGCGTCCCGTGGGTCGCGCCGACAGCCTGTGGAAGGACGGGGCCGCGCCGCGGGAGTTGCAGGACGCCATGCCGCGGCTGGTGCGGGAGGTCAAGCAGGCCCGCGAGCGCAGCCAGCCCTGGCGCGCCATCGAGCCGCACCGGGTGGGCGAGCTGCGGTGGCCCTCGCGACTGCCCCCCTTCAAGGAATCGACGCTCTTCTGGCGTGGGCCGTCCCTGTGCGTGCAGCAGGAGGACGAGACGCCGGACGGCACCTCGCCCAAGACCATGCGCTGCCTCGACCCGGCGGAGCGCCAGTGGAGCGAGCCCCAGGTGCTCCCTTCCCCCTCGTCCCGGACGCTCTATTGGAACGAGTATGGCTGCGGCGCCATCTGCTCCGAGGCCGGGGTGTGCGTGCCGCCAGAGGAGCGCGCCATCGGAGGCATTCCCGACCAGGGCATCCTCTCGCGCCAGGAAGGCCGCTGGGTCCTGACGTCCCGGGGCATGAAGGAGCGCACCCTGTCACCCGCGACGGTGAACGCCGAGCTGGCCCAGGGCCCCGGGGGGCCGGTGCTGGGCGACGGCCGCTACCTGCTGACGGGCGAGGGCGACAGCTTCGTTCCGCTCGACGACTCGGATCGGCGCAAGTGGTACCTCCTCGAGGCGCCGCCTCCCGAGGGGCAGTGGTTGAACGCCGTGGTGTCCCCCGATCAGCGCTGGGTGGCCGTGCTCTCCGGAGACAAGCACGAGGTGGAATCCTCGCTGAATCCGCCAGCCGTTCAGCTCTGGGTTGCGCGCCTGGTCCCGACTTCCTCCCCTCCTGGAGCCCGTTCCCCATGATCCCCTTGCCGAGAATTTCCTGGTGCGCGCTGAGCCTGCTCATCGGGCTGCATGCGCTGGACGTGCGAGCCCAATCAGACGACGGTGAGGAGTCCTGCCGTGTCGTCAGTCAGGACGGCGCGCCGGCCCGACTCGATCCGCCGGGTGAGCGGACCCAGCGCGCCTGCTCGGCGAAGTGGTGCGCGGGGCTGAACCATTACAACATGGGATACAGCCACTTCATCACCTGTCTGTATGTCACGGACAAGGCGGGTACTCCCACCAGTACCCTCTCCCTCGACCATGGCATGGAGGGACTCAAGACGGTCCGGTTCCTGGCCGATGACCGGATCGAGCTGTCCTATTCGACCTGTGACCGCTCCTGGTCCGAGGTCTACGCGCTCGATGCGCGCGGACAACTGCCGCGTCCGCGGCCTCCGCCGCCTCCCTCGGCGCGGCAGCGGCACGAGCAGCAGGTATTGAAGCGGAAGCAGGAGGCCGAGTACTCCCGGCGATTGGAGCTGGAGGCCCGGTCGAGTTGCCAGCATCTGGACGAGGAACCGAGTTGCGGGGAGCAGTCCCTCCCGGAGGAGGTGCGAGAGCGCCTCGGTCAGGCCTGTGGGCAACCCGCCGGGGGCATCCTGGGCGTGTGCTCGAAGGCGGGATGCATGGGGCTCGTGCGGACCCACACGGGTGAAGCCCGCTCCTACTGCATCGCCTGGGCTCCCCAGCGGGGACCCGCGATCGTGGTGCCCACGGCCTCGGAGGACCTCAGGTCGATCATCCTCGACGGCTCGTTCATCTGTCTGAACAAAGTGCGGTCCATCAATGGTTGGACGGCCTACTCCATGGAGGAGTGCGTGGACATGTCGGGGCCCGTCGCGCGCCTGGTGCGCGAGCCACCCGGAAAGGTGAGCGGCAACGCGGACTATGAGATCCTCCCCTACCGGGGCGAGGCGCCGCTCATCGATGGCAAGGCCCTGGAACTGGAGTGGAAGGCACCCACGTTGGAGATCGCGACGGCCGCCCTGGTGGGCGAAGGGCTCGAGGCGTGGCGGGACGCACGAGATGCCTCGGCGGAGTGGATCTTCCGCTCACGAGACGAGGAGTTGCTCTTCCTCTTGCGCGTGCATGACGACCAGGTCGTCGCGGGGGAGTTGCCCGAGCACAACGATGGGGTGAGCCTGAAGTTCTTCCAGGGAGAGGAGTCGTCGCACGAGCTACGCGTGCTCCTGGCGCCAGCGGGACGGGTGAGCACGACCGGGGCCTCCCATGCCCGGTGTGCCTGGAGCGCAACGGGGGATGGCTACCGGATGGAGTGTGCCGTCCCCCTGAAGGAACTGGGTCTGCCACGAGTCCCCTCGGCCTGGACGGTCCGGGTCGGCGTGGAGGATCGGGACGGGCGTGGCGAGCCGCTCACGCGATTGAGCACCTTCAACCGCCTCGTCGCATGGAGTGAGTTTCCCCCGCCCTGGAACGAGGCCGCGCGGCTGTCCCCCTGGGAGCCCTGCCCATAGAGTTTCAGCACTCCCCCTCGACACGGCTCCCATGCGTCCTTCACGGCCGGGCACGGCCGCGTACGACACCGCTCAGGGCTCGAACTGCACGACGTAGACGCCCCACCGCGCCAGCCTCTCACCGGAGTCGCGGGCGATCTGCAGTTGCGTGGACGAGTTGAACTCGAACGCGCCGAGGGATTCGCCGATGAGATCATTGCCCGAGTAGGCCGACTCGCCTCCTCCCTGGCCGTTCATGGCCTGCCCGCTGGCGAACGACACCGTGCGCGATTCATCCACCGAGGAAATGTTGGCCTGGGTGTCGTTCTCGCCCGGGCCGATGGACACCGTGAGCGCCTGCACCTTCGCGAGCGTCCCGAAGTCGATCCGCTCCCAGGCGATCTCATCGATGACCGCCGTCGTGCATCC encodes:
- a CDS encoding class II 3-deoxy-7-phosphoheptulonate synthase yields the protein MSIWSPISWKTKPITQDVRYEDPKEVEDVVAALGRLPPLVTSWEVERLRELLAEAQQGRRFLLQGGDCAESLSDCRSDIITNRQKIILQMSLVLIHGGHRPVIRVGRIAGQYAKPRSKPTEVRGGVELPSYFGDLVNRPEFTPEARRADPKLLLACYHHAAMTLNFVRSLSDGGFADVHHPEYWDLSFFRQAAVPGELREEYEQTTRKLSEALRFMEALGERTVADLSRVDFYTSHEGLNLHYESAQTRQVPWREGWYDLTTHLPWIGERTRALDGAHVEFFRGIRNPVGVKLGPSVSPEDAVRLAEALNPDNEPGKLVLITRMGAQKVADALPPVVEAMRRAGRLVLWVCDPMHGNTVSTSSGIKTRNFQEVLREVEQSFDVHEKLGSYLGGVHFELTGEDVTECVGGAVGITEQDLERNYATLCDPRLNYRQALEMSFHIARRMSRLPRAPRP
- a CDS encoding MFS transporter — protein: MSPDRRPWLAVMVAALGYFVDMFDLVMFSILRIPSLRGIGVTDPEELARLGKHLLDMQLIGMLLGGFAFGAAGDRFGRTRTLYASIALYSTANLLNAFVTNVEAYAVLRALAGFGLAGELGAGITLVGELLPTRLRGVGTTLVASVGLLGAVVAGATAELLGWKTCYVLGGVLGFVLLAMRLGVAESGLFEQMAQSTAPRGNPLGLLWPSERLVRFGCIVLSAMPIWFATGVLFVFAPELGRAMGLSEAIQPGRVIGFAYGGVVVGNFSSGWLSQVLRSRKRAIGAFLVALAVSMLVFLEVAPLGPMPFYAMIFVVGAATGYWSVFVTTASELFGTNLRATAATSAPNVVRGLAVPITSLWFALKPTLGVLPATRMLALGCCAIGLVCTLMLRETFHRDLDFTES